The window ATTCATCAAAGTGATTCTACGCTAGTGAACATTATAGACGATGGTTTCactatataaacttattgtGATAAAACGACAGCTGATAAATTTGATTTATATTCGGTGCTATTCAAATATGTGCATAAAGTCATTGAAGAGTATGTACatcaatatatataaagaattaaagtCAAGCAAAATCTTTTCCAGATAAATCGTGCTGATTCATCTTATATACTTGGCGATAGACATTTAGCATTGGCCATTGACGTTGCAGAAGTGCCTAAATCTTGTCAGTACAAACATCTTGAACCAGAATGAACAGATACTTACCACTCAATGTTGACGTTGCCGGTAGTAGCACCGTTAGTGAGTGAGCTGAAAGCTCCGCGAGACAGATCGATGCTGTCGGCGGAAGGGCAGCCAGGGCAGGTATCCTCAACAGTGACGGTGACACTGTTGCCCTTGCCACCAACGCCATCACCGCTACCAGTGTTGGTGATGAAAACCTTGCGGCCACAGTACTTGGGAGGGTATGAAGAGCCCTGCCAGGTGGGAGTAAGAGCGGCAATGAAATCGCTATCGGCGTGCTTCTGGCCGCAAGATCCGTAGGCGCCCTCCTGGTCGTAAACGGTAGCGAGACCGTAGTGACTAGAGCTGCGTGTTAGTACTCCGAAGACATGTTTTAAACTTCAAGAACTGTGAAACTCACGTGGTTCGCTTGGCTCGGGGAGAAGACTCAACACGAGACGGAGGCTCAGAGCTTGGGAGAGCGCTGGCAatgccggcagcagcggccagAACAATAAGGGCGGTCTTAGCAAACATTTTgaagagttttttttttttttttataaatttggATTTAAAAAATCTGAGAAGTTGAGCTTTGAGGACTGGTATTGAGTTGTTATTGCAAGTGATGTGTGAGATGATCGAgacaaagaaggaagagatcGCCagctctatatatatactcgATGCTCTCTTGCGTCTCTGGCTAACTTTGCTTTACTCAGCTATTGATTCATCATCACTATCAATATTGAAGGCTTTTCTTAGTACTGCCAGCCCTTGAATATTGCATTGCGTATACAACCCAAGCTCGGCGAGCCCGACCCATGGCTCCAATACCATGATGCGTTCGGTGTAAGACAAGGAATTTTTCCGCTGGTGTGATTCAGCGAATCATACGCTGAAATCAACTAGTTCCTGGCGGCCGTAGCAATGTAAGCAGGACGGATCAAATTTGTCTGTAAACAGCAGCTGGTTGGTTGGGCGATGGTGTTTTGGGAAGGTAGTTAAAACACTAGGCTGGACTAAAGCCCGGTTCTTGTAAGGTGCAGGTTGCCAGATAACTGGATCAGGCGAAATAAATCGATTCCAGGCCATACCCTTGACGAAAATTGCCCGGGTAACAatattttcctcttttctctttctttttacaaGGGGCACGTGGGTTTATGAACCACAGATCTGATCGCCATGGGCCGTCCATGGGTTGAGGGGCAAAGCTTACTGGTGGATTTTCTTGACTTACAGGCGCTGTTTAATGTTTCCTATTCAGGTGTGCCAAGGAGTTGAGGCTGACGGGCTGTGCCTGCAGTTAATTTACCAAAAGCGCATAGCGTCACTAAGACATGGGAGGCACTTGTAGTACTTGGGTAGTAGGTATTGTAAAATACAACTCGATCAACTAGCTCTGTACGTAAATCTAAGTCTAAACTGCAGAACTACTCTACTCTAAAATAACCCATCAAATCCCACTATgcatttctccttcttttttatttattttccttttggTAAATTGCAATGTCCTAGTCAAGAAGGAAGTCATCTAATATTGAAAGCAACACGTAAAAGATGGCCTGACTGAAGATGGCTGCCTGCGAGATATCCATAGATCCATGTCCGTGTTTCTTTTATTCAGGAACAAAATAAATGTTTTCACCCATACCTTTGAAGTATTCTGCGCTTGCAGGCAGTGGTCAAGCCACAATTGGCAAAATCGTAAGGCATCAGAATATGTCACCTCGTACAGTATTCTGGCGTACGATTCTCTGACCAGAAAACTCTGGATTTCTATTACCAATGGAGCATAGAAGTAAGCCCGAGATCCGAACCTTTTCTCAAGACCACAACTATTTCTCTATGAAGGCCGTGTCTAGTAcgattaaagaaatatattgaCCGAGGACTGCCGAGGACATAAGCGACACAAAGTATCACACGATTACGGATATCTACGGAAATGCAACAAATCACAGAAGAAGCGTAGAATGCTTACATGCAGCGTGGTTGCAAAGAGACGAAACCGAAAACAGCCGTAGTCAAGCAGTTTATAAAGCAGATTAAAACCCTCATTTTCCATTCCCAAGAACAGTTTCAGCCTAATTAGCTCATATTCCGATTTCCGAGGTTTTAAGGTTCCACTCTTTGGAGCGATGCTTGGCTGCATGCACGATGTAGGGCGATTGGCCTTTACGGCAACGTTCTGGCCCAGAACAAAGGTACGTAATGAATTTTCTCAGGGTACCAGCAGGCTGCCACGCCCAAGCCCTCCAAGAGCCCATAATTTTGGAATTATACTCCTATGTTAGCGGGCGAGTATTCCGTATTACCCACTACCCCAGCTAGTGCGACGTGTCTCGTATGGGAACGACTTGGGGGGCGGACTGACAAGCATTGCTCAAGGTACAGGGAAAATATGATTAAATCTACACATGAAGAGTTGTAATAGAAACAAGGACCATTCTGCGCATATTTCAGGCTTTGCGTCTCAATGCTCATATGTTCTGGGCGAGTCGTTTGCCTTTGCGAGGGGCATGAAGAAGAGACATTTCGTATTTCAGCCTTCCACCGATAAACAGAATGATTCGGGCGGTGCTCAGCGGCATTGATTTAGCCAATTGGCCCGGATGCTGACGGCATGGCGATCCGGGTATCGTCAGGGAAGCGGCAAAACCCTGCAGATCCGGCAATGGTCTCCAAGCTCTCGTAGGCGCAGAGGATCCATCGCCATGTTAGCGGGCGAATTCCAATTGCTGTGAAAGCATCTAATATACTAAATCATTATTCCAATGCCACGACTTCCACCGATAATCTTTTATCCACTATTCCAGCAAGTCACGAAATTGCAAGCATTACATGTAGCTCACGGGCTCATGCTGCAGTGTCTAGCACGTACCCTGtagcagaagagaaatacGGGCTTTGCAACCAAATGAAGAATATATGATATGAAGTCACACAGTATTTGAGGTAGCTTACACTGCATTTCATTTTGATGCCATTGGTCAGAAGCTCAAATTGAaagttttgtttctttctggTGTTTTTATGGAAGTTCTTGTAAAATCACAAGCCTAAGTCGAAGTTTCTACATACGCACATGCGCGAATGTAATAACGCCAAAGAGTAAGGTATCTAGTAGCTGTCTGTAACCACCAACTCCGTATTAAAGCTCAGCGCACTAATGTTAAAAAGGCTAAAGGCAATACCTCTATTAAGCTAGAAAGCTGATCAAGGACCCTGAGTTTGACTAGCCTCAATGTTAATTTTGCTCGATAGATATGAAATAATGAACAGCGCAGCTGTAGAAGAGTTTTGAGACGTACGCTGCCTTTAGAGTGAAGAAAAATGCAGATAacaaaatatagtatatgaTTCAGAACCAATCAATAGATCACGACTTTGGACTGAGGCCTATATCGCTGCTAacgcttctttctctcctcttccgacACCGGCCGCCTTTGTGCTCTGCCGATGGAAGCCGGTCACGGGACCAGGCTTTCCCCACAGTTGAGCCAAGTAGTAGCATAGCTACTGCTTGATGATTCATCCATGGTTGAGATTGCACCGATTTCAAGCGTCCGGGGGTTCCCATAAGTGCCTGGCTATTCCAGCAGTCTGTGGCTCAGTTCTTCTAATTTGGCAACTGATAACTCAATTCAACAAGTTTTAATTCTCACGTAAATACAGTCATGGCAGCCTCATTGCAGAACAGCAAGTTGGCCTTCATTGGAGGGGGGAATATGGCCGCTGCCATCATCGGGGGACTAGCCAACCAGGGTATCAACAAGCAGAACATCATTGTATCTGAGCCTTGGGATGTCAACAGAGAGAAGATTGCGGCCACTGGCGTGCGAACCACAACATCTAACGTCGAGGCCGGCCAGGATGCCgacctcatcatcattgccgtAAAGCCTCAAATTGCCAAGACGGTATGCGAGGAGCTTGGAGGATCTTGGTCCCACCGGGCCACTCTACCAATCGTTGTCAGTATTGCTGCTGGCATCACCCTTGATAGCCTGAGAGAGTGGCTGAAGACCAGTGAGGGCAAGACTGCGCCGGTTGTTCGTGTGATGCCAAACACGCCTGCTCTGGTTGGAGAGGGTGCATCTGGTCTCTATGCAAGCGAGGATGTCAAGGAGAACGAGAAGCAGCTTGTTGATGCACTTCTTGGCAGTGTAAGCAAGGCCACTGAGTGggtggaaaaggaagaactACTTGATGTTGTAACCGGATTGTCTGGTAAGTCGCCCACATGGATTGACATGAGGACTTCGGCTAACACAAGCATAAGGTTCTGGCCCTGCATACTTTTTCGCCATGGTTGAACATCTTATTGCTAGTGCAACGGCTTTGGGCCTTCCGAAAGAGCAGGCTACTCGACTAGCCAAGCAGACATGCTTGGGAGCTGGTCAAATGCTTGTTACATCTTCAGAGGAGCCAGCCCAGCTGCGCAAGAATGTCACGAGCCCCAATGGAACCACTTATGCTGCTTTACAGACTTTTGAATCATTGGGCTTTGATGAGGTTGTTAACAAGGCTGTCATGGCCGCCACAGCTCGATCTGCCGAGTTGGGAAAGTCATAAATGGAGAACATAGAG is drawn from Trichoderma asperellum chromosome 4, complete sequence and contains these coding sequences:
- a CDS encoding uncharacterized protein (EggNog:ENOG41~SECRETED:SignalP(1-19)); the protein is MFAKTALIVLAAAAGIASALPSSEPPSRVESSPRAKRTTHYGLATVYDQEGAYGSCGQKHADSDFIAALTPTWQGSSYPPKYCGRKVFITNTGSGDGVGGKGNSVTVTVEDTCPGCPSADSIDLSRGAFSSLTNGATTGNVNIEWHFCNVNGQC